The following coding sequences are from one Humulus lupulus chromosome X, drHumLupu1.1, whole genome shotgun sequence window:
- the LOC133805802 gene encoding uncharacterized mitochondrial protein AtMg00810-like yields the protein MRPLADIYETCNLMIMEPESFEASQNKEKSKSEPTLYIKTQGTSDTLVVSLYVDDLIYTCNNKEMIKKFKEDMMNSFEMNDLGLMHYFLRIEITQKEDGIFIAQKKYTKTLLKKFKMEGCKTVLTPVDNNKPLKKEDGSPKADESKCRSLIGSLLYLTATRPGIMYVVSLLSRFMHGPSEVHYGASKRVLRYLQGTKNYGIWYGVMQ from the exons ATGAGACCTTTAGCAGATATCTATGAGACTTGCAACTTAATGATTATGGAGCCAGAAAGCTTTGAAGCTTCTCAAAACAAAGA GAAGAGCAAAAGTGAGCCAACACTCTACATCAAGACTCAAGGTACGAGTGACACACTTGTTGTCtctctatatgttgatgatctcATCTATACATGCAACAATAAGGAGATGATCAAGAAATTCAAAGAAGACATGATGAATAGTTTCGAGATGAATGATTTGGGCTTAATGCACTACTTTCTCAGGATTGAAATAACTCAAAAAGAAGATGGGATCTTCATTGCACAAAAGAAGTATACAAAGACACTATTGAAGAAGTTCAAAATGGAGGGATGTAAGACAGTATTAACTCCAGTAGACAATAACAAACCTCTCAAGAAAGAGGACGGCTCACCAAAAGCAGATGAATCGAAGTGTAGAAGTTTAATTGGCAGCTTACTCTATCTGACAGCTACAAGACCAGGCATTATGTATGTAGTCAGTCTCCTATCAAGATTTATGCACGGTCCAAGTGAAGTTCACTACGGAGCATCCAAGAGAGTCCTTAGATACTTGCAAGGGACAAAGAACTACGGAATATGGTATGGAGTCATGCAATAG